AACAAACCTAATGTATTATTTGATATGCCAGTAGGAACACCAATACATGACTTGATAGAAGAATGTGGTGGAATAGATGGGGAATTTGGAGAAGTAGTAATAGGTGGACCATATACAGGAAAAGCTGGGGACATAAAAGAATCTGTAGTAACTAAAATGTCAGGTGGAGCAATAGTTACAATACAATTACCAGAATATAAAGGACCACTAGGATTATTAGTATGTGCTTGTGGTGCAAACGAAGAAAGATTAAGGGATATAGCTTCTAAAATGAAATCAGAAGTAGTAGGTGTTACTAAGTGTAAGAATGTAGAAGAAATAAGAGGAGCAAATAAATGTAAGACTCCAGGAGATTGTCCAGGACAGGTTGCAGGAATAATGAAATTAAAAAAAGATGGAGCAAAAAGAATATTAATATCAAATTGTAGTGATTGTTCAAATACAGTTATGTGTTGTGCGCCAAATCTAGGAATTCCAGTATATCATCATACAGATCATGTATTTAGAACAATAGATCATACATTAACAAGAAGACTTCCAATAGATAAAGAATAATCATATTTATTTATGATATTATAAGGAGATGGATTAATATGTCAATGTCAGCAGAACATGCAGAAGAGTTAAAAAATGAACCTGCAGTAGTGTGTTGTAGAACAGAAGAAGGAACAATATTATCTGCAGACAATTTAGAAGATCCGAATATATTTCCAGATATGGTGGATTCGAGGCTATTAACTATACCAGAAGGATGCTTACAAGTAGGAGAGGTAATAGGAGCAAAATTATTAAAAACTATAGATTCATTAACACCATTAACTAAAGATATAGTAGAAAATCCTAATTCTTTTGGCGAAAATAAAAAAATAAAAATAGAATTACCAGAAGAAAAAGCGGTTTTAAAAAATAATTTAAAATCTGGAGATATTATAACCTTAGAAGACTTGGAAAATCCTATGCATTTTGAGAAGCTTAAAGATTCTTTATTGATAGAATTAAATGAAAAGGTTTTGATTAGGGGAGAAGTAGTAGGTGCTAAATTAACTAAAGATGTTCCTGCTATATCACCTATAATGGCTTCAATGCTTGAAGGCTTCGATGAAAAATCCTTGGAAATAACAGGAGATTCTGAAAAAATAGACTTTAATTCGGTTATTCCTCTTAAAGGTAATAGAGGGGTTTTAAGATTAAAAATTGAAGAAGGTAAAGGTATTTATATAGAGATACCTTATACACAATTATAATTAGCTAGTAGCATTATAAATAGGAGATTTTTGATAGAAAGATATCACTAAAATCTCCTATTTATTTTTTTGCCTCAATATTTTAAAAAATTGTTTTAAAATATAAATAAGTATGTAAATTTGCTTAGTTTAAATTTAGAATCTAAAAAATTAAAATTCTAGTAAATGCATATGAGGGGATATAATAAAAGAGGCTGTCGCATTAAAAAATTTACATACAATATATTGTTTTGCAAATTTAAAGTTAACACAATATATTGTAGGATTTATTCTTAGTGCAACAGCCCCTTTTTTACTTTACATTGAAGGTATAATTTAAAATAAAAAATATTAAAAAAAATATAAAGTAAAAGCTGTTTTTGGCGAATAGAATCATATGGAAAAAGATTTTATTTTAAAACTTATATATAAAGAATAAAAATGTCAATTTTTTATACATATATGTCAAAAAAACAACAAAAGCATAAAATCAATATTTTCTTGAGAAATGGAGAAAGAATATTTAAAAATTTAAAATAAAAATTAAAAGTGTCAAAAAAATAACATTATCCAATATAATATAAGCATTATAAGTTTTATTTATACATCTACAGTTGAGCTATAATCTAAGTTTATAGGACTTGTTAGTTTTTTTAACAAAGTTGGCATAGTTTATGCTTCAAATATAAATGACAGTGAGTTTGGAGGTGGGTTTATGGAGAAGTTATATAAATTCTCCCTTAAGATGCACGTAGGTGCACCAGATACGTCTTGTGTAAAGAAAGGACAAAAGGTGAAAAGAGGTGAATGTATAGCAGAGCCAAATGGACTTGGTGCTAAAATACATACTAGTGTGACTGGTGTAGTAGATAAAGTTACAGATACAGAAATTATAATTAAGGCAGATGGAAATCAAACAAAAGAATTCGTTAAAATTAAAAAATGCGACAATTTAGTAGATACTGTATTTGAAGCAGGGATAGTTGGAGCTGGTGGAGCAGGTTTCCCAACTCATATAAAACTAAAGTCAGATAATAAAGATGGCTATATTATAGCAAATTGTGTAGAATGCGAACCAGCACTTCATCACAATATGAAAGTTATAGAAGAAACACCTGAATTAATAATAAATGGTATTAAGTATGCTATGAAAGCTACTAATTCAAAAAAAGGATACATAGCAATAAAAGCAAAACATGAAAAAGCTGTTAAAGTATTAGAAAAATCATTAAAAAATGTAAATGATATAGAGATAAAATTACTTAAAGATTTATACCCAATGGGTGAAGAAAGAGCTATAATTCATGCAATATTTGATAAATGGTTAGATGTAACAGAGCTTCCTATAGAAGCAAAGTGTATTGTAATGAATGCTGAAACTTTAGCAAATATTACAAGAGCTGTAGAAGAAGGAAAACCAGTCATAGATAAAGATATAACAGTAATAGGAAAATTAAAATCAGGTAATAAACCAAATATATTTCTACAGGTGCCAGTTGGAACACCAGTAAAAGATTTGATAGAAAAATCTGGTGGAATAGATGGTGAATATGGAGAACTAGTAATAGGTGGACCATACACTGGAAAAGCTGGACACATAGAAAAAGATGTTGTTACTAAAATATCTGGTGGAGCTATAGTTACAATACCATTACCAGAATATAAAGGATCATTAGGACTACTAGTATGTGCCTGTGGAGCTAATGAAGAAAGATTAAAAGATGTAGCAACTAAGATGAATGCAAAAATTGCAGGAGTAGTTGATTGCAAAAATATAGAATATCCAAAAGGTAAAGGAAATGGACCAGGAAAATGTAAAACACCTGGTGAATGACCAGGCCAAGCGGCTGCAGTTATGCAGTTAAAAAAAGACGGAGCAGAAAGAATATTAATATCAAATTGTAATGACTGTTCAAATACAGTTATGCAAATAGCTCCTAAGGCTAATATGCCAGTATATCATCATACTGATCACATATTTAGAACAATTGATTATACATTAACAAGAAGACTTCCAGAGGGAGAAAAGTAATAAAAAGTTAGGAGGTAATCTAATATGTCAATGTCAGCAGAACATGCAGAAGAATTAAAAAATGAACATGCTGTAGTTTGTTGTAGAACAGAAGAAGGAACAATATTATCAGCAGATAATTTGGAAGATCCAGAAATATTCCCAGATATGGTGGATTCAGGTTTATTAACTATTCCAGCTGATTGTTTAAAGGTTGGAGAAGTAATAGGAGCTAAATTGTTAAAAACTGTAGATTCATTAACACCATTGACTCCAGACATAATTGAAGGAGCTAAAACAATAGGTGGTTCAGAAGAAAAAACTGAAGAAGATTCAGAAGAATTAACTGAAGAAAATGAAAAAGCAGTTCTAAAATATAACTTAAAAGCAGGAGATACTATAAAAGCTAGTGATTTAGAAAATTCGATGCATTTCCCTAAACTTGTAGATTCTCTTTTAATCTCATTAGATGAAAGGGGTCTTACAAGAAAAGAAGTAGTTGGAGCAACTTTATCAGTAGACACACCAGCTTTAACTCCTGTAACACCAGATATATTAGAAGGATTTGAGGAGGAAGTAAACATGAATGTTGATTCAAAAGCAACAATAAGTGGTGGAACTTTAAGAATCAAAATTGCCGAAGGAAAAGGAATTGATATAGAAGTTCCTTTAAATGGTAATGTAGGTGCTACAAAATCAGCAAAAGTTCCAACAGTAAAAGCTGAAGAAGGTCAAGTTGTAGCAGCTTCAGTAACTCCATCTTTAAAAAATGAAAAAGAAGTTAAATTAGAAGAAAAAGTTCTAAGAAGTCTTACTAGAAAACATTATAAAATAGATAAAATAGAATTTGCTAAAGAAACAAAAATAGAAGGAACAACTCTTTATATAAGAGAAAACATTTGTGAAGATGCTAAAAATGTTAGTCCACTTGTAAAAAAAGTGGAATTAGATATAATAACTCCAGATAAATACAACACTTATAGTGAAACTATAATGGATGTACAACCAATTGCTACAAAAGAAGGAGATAGCAAATTAGGAACAGGAGTAACTAGAGTATTAGATGGTGTTATTGTAATGGTAACAGGAACAGATGAAAATGGAGTTCAAATAGGTGAATTTGGTTCATCAGAAGGTATATTAGAAGAAAATATTATGTTTAATAGACCAGGATCACCAGATAAGGGTGAAATAT
Above is a window of Clostridium sporogenes DNA encoding:
- the prdC gene encoding proline reductase-associated electron transfer protein PrdC, which produces MEKLYKFSLKMHVGAPDTSCVKKGQKVKRGECIAEPNGLGAKIHTSVTGVVDKVTDTEIIIKADGNQTKEFVKIKKCDNLVDTVFEAGIVGAGGAGFPTHIKLKSDNKDGYIIANCVECEPALHHNMKVIEETPELIINGIKYAMKATNSKKGYIAIKAKHEKAVKVLEKSLKNVNDIEIKLLKDLYPMGEERAIIHAIFDKWLDVTELPIEAKCIVMNAETLANITRAVEEGKPVIDKDITVIGKLKSGNKPNIFLQVPVGTPVKDLIEKSGGIDGEYGELVIGGPYTGKAGHIEKDVVTKISGGAIVTIPLPEYKGSLGLLVCACGANEERLKDVATKMNAKIAGVVDCKNIEYPKGKGNGPGKCKTPGE
- a CDS encoding electron transporter; amino-acid sequence: MQLKKDGAERILISNCNDCSNTVMQIAPKANMPVYHHTDHIFRTIDYTLTRRLPEGEK
- a CDS encoding proline reductase, with the translated sequence MSMSAEHAEELKNEPAVVCCRTEEGTILSADNLEDPNIFPDMVDSRLLTIPEGCLQVGEVIGAKLLKTIDSLTPLTKDIVENPNSFGENKKIKIELPEEKAVLKNNLKSGDIITLEDLENPMHFEKLKDSLLIELNEKVLIRGEVVGAKLTKDVPAISPIMASMLEGFDEKSLEITGDSEKIDFNSVIPLKGNRGVLRLKIEEGKGIYIEIPYTQL
- the prdA gene encoding D-proline reductase (dithiol) proprotein PrdA, which translates into the protein MSMSAEHAEELKNEHAVVCCRTEEGTILSADNLEDPEIFPDMVDSGLLTIPADCLKVGEVIGAKLLKTVDSLTPLTPDIIEGAKTIGGSEEKTEEDSEELTEENEKAVLKYNLKAGDTIKASDLENSMHFPKLVDSLLISLDERGLTRKEVVGATLSVDTPALTPVTPDILEGFEEEVNMNVDSKATISGGTLRIKIAEGKGIDIEVPLNGNVGATKSAKVPTVKAEEGQVVAASVTPSLKNEKEVKLEEKVLRSLTRKHYKIDKIEFAKETKIEGTTLYIRENICEDAKNVSPLVKKVELDIITPDKYNTYSETIMDVQPIATKEGDSKLGTGVTRVLDGVIVMVTGTDENGVQIGEFGSSEGILEENIMFNRPGSPDKGEIFIKTQVTIKEKTNMERPGPMAAHKATDFITQEIREAMKALEDESLVVDSETFEQVRRPGKKKVVVVKEIMGQGAMHDNLILPVEPVGYLGGKPNVDLGNVPVMLSPLEVLDGGIHALTCIGPASKECSRHYWREPLVMECMKDEELDLCGVIFVGSPQINSEKFYVSERMGMMVEALDVNGAFVTTEGFGNNHIDFASHVEQIGMRGIPCVAFSFCAVQGALVVGNKYMKYMIDNNKSEGGIENEVLECNTLCPEDAIRGVEMLKAAMAGEDVKKPERAWNANVKENNLELIEKAENVKIERALNETSIPMSEKRKEKYSTK